From the genome of Leptospiraceae bacterium, one region includes:
- a CDS encoding glycosyltransferase family 4 protein: MSYLARYKVGLDARPLCYGMTGNSRYLFEALTYLCRDDSPFYFVLLANKEIDPIFIPFLESNRKYLEVKVVKKFGAYWLNFILPKMLKESGVHIFWGTLQLLPFWKLSLPSIVNYHDLNFVSAPATMAKGNYWQHRLMSAKTMKNADRILCLSKNTMTEIEAYRPAVSSKLRLVYPGVNKNEKNSQILPDIKEPYFFSIGTLEPRKNLETLIRAFRIFKESDVAKDFSLVLAGRKGWGDSALLQELVRGELKNEGILFIENPSEEHLSSLYRNAAIFFFPSLHEGFGLPILEALVEQKKCVVSEIPVFREIIEESVDYLVPPLQVQAWADSMLKIAKTGNFARKTPWKAEDWTWKKTAEKIEKELLLLCEQKYGEVKNAV; encoded by the coding sequence ATGTCTTATCTCGCCAGATATAAGGTGGGTCTGGATGCAAGACCTCTTTGTTACGGGATGACCGGGAATTCCCGTTATTTATTTGAAGCCCTGACTTATTTGTGCAGGGATGATTCTCCTTTTTACTTTGTTCTTCTGGCGAATAAGGAGATTGATCCGATATTTATTCCATTTCTTGAATCGAATCGAAAATATTTGGAAGTAAAAGTTGTGAAGAAATTTGGTGCATACTGGTTGAATTTTATTCTTCCAAAAATGCTGAAAGAATCCGGGGTTCATATTTTTTGGGGAACTTTGCAACTTTTACCCTTTTGGAAGTTGTCTCTGCCATCTATTGTTAATTATCATGATTTGAATTTCGTTTCAGCTCCTGCTACTATGGCAAAAGGAAACTACTGGCAGCACAGGCTTATGTCTGCGAAAACCATGAAAAACGCAGATAGAATCTTATGCTTATCTAAAAATACAATGACAGAAATTGAAGCCTATAGGCCCGCCGTAAGCTCCAAGTTACGACTTGTTTATCCGGGGGTAAACAAAAATGAGAAAAATTCTCAAATTCTTCCCGATATAAAAGAACCCTATTTTTTTTCTATCGGAACCTTAGAACCCAGAAAGAATCTTGAAACTTTGATACGGGCATTCCGTATTTTTAAAGAGAGCGATGTGGCTAAGGATTTTTCTCTTGTTCTGGCCGGTAGAAAAGGCTGGGGGGACTCGGCACTCCTACAGGAACTTGTCAGGGGAGAACTAAAAAACGAAGGAATTCTTTTTATTGAAAATCCCTCCGAAGAACACTTAAGTTCCCTTTATCGGAATGCTGCGATTTTCTTTTTTCCATCTCTACATGAAGGTTTTGGTCTTCCTATTCTCGAAGCCCTGGTGGAACAAAAGAAATGTGTGGTTTCTGAGATCCCGGTATTTCGTGAAATTATAGAAGAATCTGTGGATTATCTCGTTCCTCCTTTGCAGGTGCAGGCCTGGGCTGATAGTATGCTAAAAATAGCGAAAACAGGTAACTTCGCGAGAAAGACTCCCTGGAAAGCGGAAGATTGGACCTGGAAAAAAACTGCGGAGAAAATAGAAAAGGAACTGCTTCTATTATGTGAGCAGAAATACGGAGAAGTAAAGAATGCTGTTTAA
- a CDS encoding MBOAT family protein has protein sequence MLFNSVEFLIFFFVVIIVGNLLKNKTERIFLLLVSYYFYMSWNPNFIFLIISSTLLDYFVALQISKEGQSERKRKLFLSLSLIGNLGLLSYFKYTNFLLGIFNDLNIFTTYRFPKYEIILPVGISFYTFQSMSYTIDVYRKEIEAKKSIIDFSLYVAFFPQLVAGPIVRASTFFRDLGNRLTVTNEDIQISISRILLGFMRKLVFADNLGVVVNNTFANYQTMSPLEIWVGAIAFGWQIYFDFAGYTDIAIGVARLFGFQFDANFNFPMSCANISEHWTKWHISFSTWIRDYIFIPLGGSRGSTWLTYRNLYITWLFGGVWHGAAYHFVAWGVWQAVMVHFHREYARTKFRKTLNEKGGMAYDLFSRVITMFFLAFGFVMFRAENMTKAIGMMKAMLFIPMNTMSMLSFRNYNYAILLVICYAASYIFSKRNVEEMGKQGNRLIYANIASLFLILVFGATEKQKFLYFDF, from the coding sequence ATGCTGTTTAACTCTGTAGAATTTCTCATATTCTTTTTTGTAGTGATTATTGTTGGGAATCTTCTAAAGAATAAGACCGAGAGAATTTTTTTGTTGCTTGTGTCTTATTACTTTTACATGTCCTGGAATCCTAATTTTATTTTTCTTATCATTTCTTCTACTTTACTCGATTACTTTGTTGCTTTACAGATTTCTAAAGAAGGTCAGTCTGAGCGAAAGAGGAAGCTGTTTTTATCTCTTTCTCTTATCGGGAACCTGGGCTTATTAAGTTATTTTAAATATACTAATTTTCTTCTGGGTATATTTAACGATCTAAATATTTTCACAACCTATCGTTTTCCTAAATATGAGATTATTCTCCCGGTAGGAATTTCGTTTTATACCTTTCAATCTATGAGCTATACGATTGATGTTTATAGAAAGGAAATTGAAGCTAAAAAGTCAATTATTGATTTTTCTTTATATGTAGCCTTTTTCCCGCAATTGGTTGCAGGGCCTATCGTTAGGGCTTCTACCTTTTTCCGGGATTTAGGTAATCGTCTGACCGTCACTAACGAAGACATACAGATCAGCATTTCGAGAATTCTTCTTGGTTTTATGCGAAAGTTGGTTTTTGCTGACAACCTCGGGGTTGTAGTGAATAATACTTTTGCTAATTATCAAACTATGAGTCCACTTGAAATTTGGGTGGGTGCTATTGCCTTTGGCTGGCAAATCTATTTTGACTTTGCCGGATATACCGATATTGCGATTGGAGTTGCGAGATTATTTGGTTTCCAATTTGATGCCAATTTTAATTTTCCGATGTCCTGTGCCAATATTTCTGAGCATTGGACGAAGTGGCATATATCTTTTTCTACCTGGATACGAGACTACATTTTTATTCCCCTCGGAGGTTCGAGAGGTTCTACCTGGCTAACTTACAGAAACCTGTATATTACCTGGCTTTTTGGGGGTGTATGGCACGGTGCAGCCTACCATTTTGTTGCCTGGGGTGTATGGCAGGCCGTTATGGTACATTTTCATAGAGAATATGCTCGTACTAAATTTAGAAAAACCTTAAATGAAAAGGGAGGAATGGCCTATGACCTTTTCTCAAGGGTTATAACCATGTTTTTTCTTGCCTTTGGTTTTGTAATGTTTCGAGCTGAAAATATGACCAAAGCTATAGGTATGATGAAAGCCATGTTATTTATCCCCATGAATACTATGAGTATGCTTTCATTTCGAAATTATAATTACGCCATTCTATTGGTAATTTGTTATGCAGCCAGTTATATTTTTTCTAAGAGGAATGTGGAGGAAATGGGAAAACAGGGAAACCGTTTAATTTATGCAAATATTGCCAGTTTATTCCTGATTCTCGTTTTTGGAGCAACCGAGAAACAAAAATTCCTATACTTCGATTTTTAA
- a CDS encoding SGNH/GDSL hydrolase family protein: MNFYKDKRFYIPILFFLILEVLLQLGLYVPFLRKNSYAANVNRILHHVQEKQKEHDPDILILGTSVAYQGLSMKAMNESMGKYGYKVQSIAIPGSELLVQELATEKVLRKFKKVKLLIHVMEVTMPWVQATDLSIPTLAMISEFNRIQAAIELKKFYYQPSYEDYGFVLIRSIAYRRDLRHFLLAPGERMKHYFRALKNPNTGIADFENDSREKISHYPLLSIEDCIKKTNPANGEVIPVGSNYYHKKALYDTCLLAKNTTKEFKKNKSTELYFKRLKYIYDRLKKENIRIINVMAPYSDLIEELNKKERFELWKEELGKMNGAKAELIDLQDIFLPEKNGDYFYDLIHLNHYGMIRFTEHLNQYLEKNINRLMKD; this comes from the coding sequence ATGAACTTTTATAAAGATAAACGTTTTTATATTCCAATTTTATTTTTCCTGATCTTGGAAGTTCTTCTTCAACTGGGACTATATGTTCCTTTTCTCAGGAAAAATTCATACGCAGCGAACGTGAACCGAATCCTTCATCATGTGCAGGAAAAGCAAAAAGAACATGATCCGGATATTTTGATCCTTGGAACTTCCGTTGCCTATCAGGGGCTTTCGATGAAAGCTATGAATGAATCTATGGGAAAATATGGCTATAAGGTGCAATCGATTGCCATTCCGGGTTCCGAGCTATTGGTACAGGAGTTGGCTACTGAAAAAGTTTTAAGAAAATTTAAAAAGGTAAAACTTCTCATCCATGTGATGGAGGTTACAATGCCCTGGGTTCAAGCTACCGATCTTTCGATACCTACCCTGGCTATGATTTCCGAGTTTAACCGTATTCAGGCTGCTATAGAGCTAAAGAAATTTTATTATCAACCTTCTTATGAGGATTACGGTTTTGTGTTAATTCGAAGTATTGCTTATCGAAGGGACCTGCGACATTTTCTCTTAGCTCCCGGTGAAAGGATGAAGCATTACTTCAGGGCTTTGAAAAATCCTAATACGGGCATTGCTGATTTTGAAAATGATTCCAGAGAAAAAATTTCTCATTATCCTCTGTTGAGTATTGAGGATTGTATTAAGAAGACAAATCCGGCCAATGGAGAAGTGATTCCTGTCGGTTCGAATTACTATCATAAAAAAGCTTTGTATGATACCTGTTTACTGGCAAAGAACACAACAAAGGAATTCAAAAAAAATAAAAGTACCGAGTTATATTTTAAGCGTTTAAAGTATATTTATGATAGATTAAAAAAAGAGAATATACGTATTATTAATGTAATGGCTCCTTATAGTGATTTAATTGAAGAGTTAAATAAAAAAGAGAGATTTGAATTATGGAAAGAAGAGTTAGGAAAAATGAATGGAGCAAAAGCAGAGCTAATTGATTTGCAGGATATATTTTTGCCGGAAAAAAATGGAGATTATTTTTATGATCTGATTCATTTGAATCATTATGGAATGATTCGATTTACTGAGCATTTGAATCAGTATCTTGAGAAAAATATCAATAGGTTGATGAAGGACTAG
- a CDS encoding MBOAT family protein — protein sequence MLFTSLLFLIFFLIVYVVYWSVPSHKGKEISLLIASILFYASWSLPFLFHFLVVVVINYYFLSYIQKNRSKKMITFIVFINLLNLGFFKYFYFLNSVLYDITGIIWFKEFGTSLKIILPLAISFYTFQILAFTIDIYRGKYTEDISLLNYMVFIMFFPQLIAGPIMRANEFLPQLQGKTEIDFKSDYIYKGMLLVALGIVKKVLIADNIAGVIDPVWQNPSQYSSFELFIAIHGFTWQIYGDFGGYTDVARGAAYLLGYEIPENFKAPFLSASPREMWQRWHITLSTWLRDYLYIPLGGSRVGEFRNQFNLVLTFVLGGLWHGAAWTYVIWGFFHGFFLVLQRIMEKLGFKQIFPSFPGKIVSIFFTYHLFFLGAIPFRSKNMSDFFLVSEKVFLWNSNIKSSILTETVIGLCFLALLIQIFEYKEYFPRVLWKIRPVFTPLIFLLLLILIGLYSGTGKEFVYFQF from the coding sequence ATGCTATTTACTTCTTTATTGTTTTTAATATTTTTTCTGATAGTTTATGTTGTTTACTGGTCTGTACCGAGTCATAAAGGAAAAGAGATCTCTCTCCTGATTGCTTCTATTCTTTTTTATGCAAGTTGGAGTTTACCTTTTCTTTTTCACTTTCTTGTCGTTGTTGTAATTAATTATTACTTTCTAAGCTACATACAAAAGAATCGTTCCAAAAAAATGATCACTTTTATTGTATTCATAAATTTATTAAATCTCGGATTTTTTAAGTATTTCTATTTTCTAAATTCTGTTTTATACGATATAACAGGAATTATATGGTTTAAAGAGTTCGGTACTTCTCTGAAGATTATACTTCCTCTTGCTATTAGTTTTTATACTTTTCAGATACTGGCCTTTACAATCGATATATATCGAGGAAAATATACAGAGGATATTAGTCTTTTGAACTATATGGTTTTTATTATGTTTTTCCCTCAGTTAATCGCCGGTCCGATTATGAGGGCTAATGAGTTTTTACCTCAACTTCAGGGAAAAACAGAAATCGATTTTAAGTCAGATTATATTTATAAAGGAATGCTTTTGGTGGCTCTCGGAATCGTAAAAAAAGTTTTAATTGCCGATAATATTGCCGGGGTAATCGACCCCGTCTGGCAAAATCCATCTCAGTATTCAAGTTTTGAACTTTTCATTGCGATTCATGGATTTACCTGGCAGATTTATGGAGACTTCGGAGGCTATACAGATGTAGCCAGGGGAGCGGCTTATCTTCTCGGCTATGAGATACCTGAGAACTTTAAAGCTCCTTTTCTTTCTGCTTCTCCGCGTGAAATGTGGCAAAGGTGGCATATTACCCTTTCTACCTGGTTACGCGACTATTTATATATTCCTCTCGGAGGAAGCAGGGTGGGGGAATTTCGAAATCAGTTTAATCTCGTTTTAACTTTTGTGCTGGGTGGACTCTGGCATGGAGCAGCCTGGACTTATGTAATCTGGGGTTTTTTTCATGGATTCTTTTTGGTTCTCCAGAGAATCATGGAGAAACTGGGTTTTAAGCAAATTTTTCCGAGTTTTCCGGGAAAAATTGTCTCTATTTTCTTCACATATCATTTATTTTTTCTGGGTGCCATACCCTTTAGATCGAAAAACATGTCTGATTTTTTCCTTGTGAGTGAAAAGGTATTTCTCTGGAATTCAAATATCAAGAGTTCTATATTAACGGAAACCGTTATTGGACTGTGTTTTTTAGCATTACTGATTCAAATATTTGAATATAAGGAATATTTTCCACGGGTTTTATGGAAAATAAGACCTGTATTCACTCCTCTCATTTTCCTGCTCTTGCTCATACTAATCGGTCTTTACAGTGGAACAGGGAAGGAATTCGTATATTTTCAATTTTAA
- a CDS encoding DUF4279 domain-containing protein yields MLSIPKSKVILILSGQNLDPALITEKSGLKPDYEQNSSYKDLKGRPMPGKWQLNSRLSAFEELEQHILDILKRISDNRQFFKDIAKDYTAKLYCTIEYSGENTDGYRLSSRTLTILGSLGFELEVDTWKLESKA; encoded by the coding sequence ATGTTGAGTATACCGAAGTCTAAAGTCATTTTAATTTTAAGTGGACAGAACCTCGATCCTGCCCTTATAACCGAAAAGTCAGGCTTAAAACCCGACTATGAGCAAAACTCCTCATACAAAGATCTGAAAGGTAGACCCATGCCGGGTAAATGGCAGCTAAACTCCAGACTCTCCGCTTTCGAGGAATTAGAACAGCACATTCTTGATATTTTAAAAAGAATATCTGATAATAGGCAATTTTTTAAAGATATAGCAAAAGATTACACTGCCAAGCTATACTGTACAATAGAGTATTCAGGAGAAAATACGGATGGTTATCGATTAAGTTCAAGGACTCTCACTATCCTCGGAAGCCTTGGCTTTGAATTGGAAGTAGATACCTGGAAATTAGAAAGTAAAGCTTAA
- a CDS encoding response regulator transcription factor, protein MKKILIIEDDPDIGVLIRKTLDSASYETTVIATGEEGLKVFKANRPDMLILDLSLPDMDGIDICRTIRKGDEATPIFILTARSEEIDRVMGLELGADDYITKPFSTRELKARVDVFFRRWDSSNKNTLTRSTITADGEIIRGALRIDPVRRRVTIQEQIINISRKEFEILYLLASSPGKVFSREMILEAIWGIEWDGFERMIDSHIKRIRSKLEKNSAQPEWIETIWGVGYRFNDNYDRIVIKSQKK, encoded by the coding sequence ATGAAAAAAATTCTAATTATCGAAGACGATCCGGACATCGGAGTATTAATCCGCAAAACTCTTGATTCCGCAAGCTATGAAACCACAGTTATAGCTACCGGAGAAGAGGGTTTAAAGGTATTTAAAGCTAATAGACCTGATATGTTAATTTTAGACCTTTCTCTTCCCGATATGGATGGGATTGACATTTGCAGGACTATCCGAAAAGGGGATGAAGCCACACCAATTTTTATTCTCACTGCCAGAAGTGAAGAGATTGATAGAGTGATGGGTCTGGAATTAGGTGCTGATGATTACATTACCAAACCTTTTTCTACTCGTGAGCTAAAGGCTCGTGTGGATGTATTTTTCAGGAGATGGGATAGTTCCAATAAAAATACTTTGACACGTTCAACCATTACAGCCGATGGAGAAATTATTCGAGGGGCTCTGCGGATCGATCCGGTTCGTCGCAGGGTAACGATTCAGGAACAAATTATTAATATTTCAAGGAAAGAGTTTGAGATTTTGTATCTTCTTGCCAGTTCTCCTGGTAAGGTTTTTTCTCGTGAGATGATTCTCGAAGCAATATGGGGGATTGAATGGGATGGTTTTGAAAGGATGATCGACAGTCACATAAAAAGGATTCGTTCGAAACTTGAAAAGAATTCAGCCCAGCCCGAATGGATTGAAACTATCTGGGGTGTTGGTTATAGATTTAATGATAATTACGACAGGATTGTTATAAAATCTCAGAAAAAATAA
- a CDS encoding 4a-hydroxytetrahydrobiopterin dehydratase — translation MDTQAIEEKLIELPDWNYESKCLCKEYQFKTYLDSIDFVQKVGLKAETIDHHPRIIIDYKKIRIELITHSAGDVTSVDFKLAKMIESLYHQI, via the coding sequence ATGGACACGCAAGCTATTGAAGAAAAACTCATCGAACTTCCCGATTGGAATTATGAAAGCAAATGCCTTTGTAAAGAATATCAGTTTAAAACCTATCTGGATTCCATAGATTTTGTACAAAAAGTAGGTTTAAAAGCAGAAACAATCGATCATCACCCCAGAATAATCATAGATTACAAAAAAATTAGAATCGAACTGATTACTCATTCAGCAGGTGATGTTACAAGTGTAGATTTTAAACTGGCGAAAATGATAGAATCACTATATCATCAGATTTAA
- a CDS encoding DUF883 family protein produces MGRAEEFAREFKLLKAESNRIKQRARENYLEQVSDFSEKIKHMGDEAGTKAKQVIDKVGDYITKNPQKSALVGLGVGIGLGLAIGLLIRRK; encoded by the coding sequence ATGGGTAGAGCAGAAGAATTCGCAAGGGAATTTAAGCTTTTAAAAGCAGAATCCAACCGAATAAAACAAAGAGCCAGGGAGAATTACTTGGAACAGGTATCCGATTTTTCAGAAAAAATTAAACATATGGGTGATGAAGCCGGCACAAAAGCCAAGCAGGTGATCGATAAAGTAGGAGACTATATCACAAAGAATCCACAAAAGTCTGCCCTTGTCGGGCTTGGAGTGGGGATAGGTCTCGGTCTGGCCATAGGACTTTTAATTCGTAGAAAGTAA
- the pyk gene encoding pyruvate kinase: MGIFRKTKIICTIGPSTYKSEMIRSLADAGMNIARLNMSHGDHEFHRGIIRKIKNLNKTLKYPIGILIDTQGPEIRTGEVSTELDLKVGEIFKFHIIPGSESEEKSVFVNYKDIVRDLKVGDKVTVDNGLINLTVLEIKESELICKVVDGGKLGSRKHINLPGIRVNMPSITQKDMRDILFGLEEDIDFIALSFVRSAEDVLSLRKLIEEKQGHSHIIAKIEDKEAVQNYKEIINVSDGVMIARGDLGVEIELEELPLVQRKIIKECALQGKRVIVATHLLESMISNPFPTRAEITDISNAVFEEVDAIMLSGETATGKYPVRCVEMLHKVALKVEQSRGGVQYARERKPGDIKETLAKSVVSLADSIEAPAILTITRRGITANNLSAFHPEIAVIHAFTNMTSVRRKLWLNRAVLPYRIDFSSDPEKTISLAIDTLKKNDMVKEGDQVVILSDVIAGEDRVDTIQVRTVK; the protein is encoded by the coding sequence ATGGGTATCTTTCGTAAAACAAAAATTATTTGTACCATAGGTCCTTCTACCTATAAATCCGAGATGATTCGTTCACTCGCAGATGCCGGGATGAATATCGCCAGATTAAATATGTCCCACGGAGACCACGAATTTCACAGGGGAATTATTCGCAAAATAAAAAATTTGAATAAAACCCTGAAATATCCCATCGGTATTCTAATCGATACCCAGGGTCCTGAAATCCGAACCGGAGAAGTTTCCACCGAACTGGATTTAAAAGTCGGAGAAATATTTAAATTCCATATTATCCCGGGTAGCGAGTCAGAAGAAAAGTCCGTCTTCGTAAACTATAAAGACATTGTAAGAGATTTAAAGGTAGGAGACAAGGTTACGGTTGACAACGGTCTGATTAATCTGACCGTATTGGAAATTAAAGAATCAGAGCTTATTTGCAAGGTTGTCGATGGTGGGAAATTAGGTAGCCGCAAACATATAAACTTACCCGGTATACGGGTAAATATGCCTTCTATTACCCAGAAAGATATGAGAGACATTCTTTTCGGTCTGGAAGAGGATATTGACTTCATAGCCCTTTCCTTCGTTCGTTCAGCAGAAGATGTATTAAGCCTGAGAAAACTAATTGAAGAAAAACAGGGGCACTCTCATATTATAGCCAAAATAGAGGATAAAGAAGCCGTTCAAAATTATAAGGAAATTATCAACGTATCCGATGGTGTAATGATTGCTAGAGGAGATCTGGGTGTAGAAATCGAACTTGAGGAACTACCTCTCGTTCAAAGGAAAATTATAAAAGAATGTGCCTTACAGGGAAAACGCGTCATTGTAGCAACCCACCTCCTCGAAAGCATGATTTCTAATCCCTTCCCTACTCGAGCCGAGATCACCGATATTTCCAATGCAGTTTTTGAAGAAGTCGATGCTATTATGCTCTCAGGAGAAACAGCAACGGGTAAATATCCGGTCCGTTGTGTAGAAATGCTTCATAAAGTAGCTCTGAAAGTAGAGCAATCCCGTGGTGGAGTGCAATATGCCCGTGAGAGAAAACCGGGTGATATAAAAGAGACCCTGGCGAAATCGGTTGTATCTCTGGCAGATTCTATAGAAGCACCGGCCATTCTGACAATAACCCGGAGGGGCATAACTGCAAATAACCTATCCGCTTTTCATCCGGAAATTGCGGTTATCCATGCTTTTACAAACATGACATCTGTGCGTAGAAAGCTCTGGTTAAACCGGGCCGTACTGCCTTATCGGATTGATTTTTCCAGTGATCCGGAAAAGACAATAAGTCTCGCTATTGATACCCTGAAGAAAAATGATATGGTTAAAGAAGGAGACCAGGTAGTAATTCTTTCTGACGTAATTGCAGGTGAAGACAGAGTCGACACTATTCAGGTGAGGACTGTGAAGTAG